The nucleotide window TCCCCGACGGTGCTCGGGCTGGAGCACCCGAGCGCGACGGCGAGCAGCGCCAGCGCAAGAGCGAGCGCCGGCCCCGGCCGCGTGAACGTGCGAACCATTGTTGCTTCCCCCAAGAACGCGGGGGATAGCGTCGCCCGCACCGGACCGCAAGCGCCGAGTTGCGGTTTCCGGAACTCCCGACACGGCGGCCTTACGCTTTCGGCGGCTCGATGCCAAAGTCCCGGATGGTGAACAGCGGGCGGAAGTCGTACTTCGCGAGGGCTTCACGCGCGCCCTGGAGCCGGTCGCAAATGCACACCACGCGGAGCACCGTTGCCCCCTTGGCCTCCACCGCCTCGATCGCTTGGACCACGCTGCCGCCGGTCGTCAGCACGTCGTCGATCACCACCACCTTGTCGCCGGCGTTGACCTGCCCCTCGACGAGTTCCTTGGCGCCGTGCTCTTTAGCCTTCTTGCGCACGAAGAACCCTTCGAGGTGCCGGCCGTTCCGGTGGAACGCCGTCAGCGCCGCCGCGGCCATCGGGATCGCCCCGACCTCCAGACCGCCCATCGCCTGGAACTCGAGGTCCTTGGTCGCGTCGTAGAGCAACTCGCCGAGCAAGGTCAGCGCCTCGGCGTGGAACAGCACCTTCTTCGAGTTCACGTAGTACGTGCTCTTCTTGCCGGACGCGAGCGTGAAGTCCCCGAACTGGAGTGCGCGGGCGCGGAACAGCTCTTTCAGTCGATCCTGTGCGGACATTCTTCTCCCCGTTTGTGTTAGCCCAGTGCGTCGATCTTGGCCGCCACGATGAAGTCGTTCGCCGACAGCCCGCCGATCGCGTGCGTGCTCAGCTCGACCGCGGCGTGCCGGTAGCCCGTCAGGTGCAGGTCCGGGTGGTGGTCCTCCGCCTCGGCGAGGTCGGCGACCCGGTTCAGGAACGCCATCGCGGACGCGAAGTCCGTGAACTTGTACTTCCGGCGGATCAGCTTGCCGTCGTCCGAGAGCGCCCATCCGGGGACGGCCGCAAGGTGCGCGGCCACCTGGTCCGCGGCGAGCGGGGGCGTGCCGCCCTCGCACGCGGTACACTTCTTGGCGGTCAGTTCGGCGGCGGATACGCTCATGGGAAGCTCCCCTGAACGGGCGAGTTGGTGTCCATCTTACGCCGCGACCCGCGCCGCGCCGAACCCTTTCCCACAGAGCGACCCATGACACGCACGCTGCCCGTACTTGCGCTGTTGCTCGCGACCCCGCTGATCGCACACGCACAGAAGGTCGAGGTGACCGGCGGTAAGGCCGATGCGGCCGACGCCGTCGTGGTCGCGCCGCTGCCGGCCGGCTCGAACGCCAACTCGGTTACGCTGCCCGACGGCCTGCACGTCCCGGCCCAGGCCACCGCCGACGGCAAGTCGCTGGTGTTCGTCCTGCCGAAGCTCAAGGGTGGCGAAACCGTCACCGCTACCCCGACGATGCTCAACTACGTCAAGGCGCCCCCGCAGTTCAAGTTCGCCACTGAGAAGGACGGCACGACGGTCCTGTCGTTCGACGGCCGCAAGGTGCTCCAGTATTTCAACCTGCCGCGCGACCCGGCCAACCACTACTACACGTTCAAGCCGTTCCACAACGTCTACGACCCGGCGAAGGGCGAGGTCCTGCTGACCAACACGAGTGCGAAAAGCGACAAGGACGGCCAGTTCCCGCACCACCGCGGGCTGTTCTTCGGGTTCAACCGGATCAGCTACGGCGAGAAGCAGACCGCCGACGTGTGGCACGGCACCAACGGCGTGTTCTCGCAGCACGACAAGATGCTCGCGACCGAAGCCGGTGAGGTGTTCGGCAAGCACGTCTCGCAGATCTCGTGGCACGGCAAGGACGGCGCCACCTTCGCGACCGAGGAGCGCGCGGTCACGGCCTACGCCGCCAAGAGCGGTACGCTGATCGACTGGTCCACGACGCTCTCCACCACGCTCGCGAAGGTGCGGTTGGACGGCGACCCGCAGCACGCCGGGTTCCACTTCCGGGCCAACCAGGAGGTGTCGAAGAACGGTAAGGAGAACACCTATTACCTGCGCCCGGACGGCAAGGGGAAGGTGGGCGAGACGCGGAACTGGGAGCCGAAGGCGAAGGAGCCGAATCCGAAGACGATCAACCTCCCCTGGAACGCGTGCAGCTTCGTGACCGGCGGGAAGCGGTACACGGTGGTCCGCATCAACCACCCGGACAACCCGAAGGAGACGCGCGGCAGCGAGCGCGACTACGGCCGGTTCGGGGACTACTTCGAGTACGACCTCACCGCGGACAAGCCGCTGAAGCTCAAGTACCGGGTGTGGGTGCAGGAAGGGGAAATGACCGTCGAGCAGTGCGCCGCGCTGGCCGAAGGGTTCGTTCACCCGCCCGTGGCAAAGTAAAGGCAGATCGGCCACAAAAAGCACAGAACAAAGGCAGACTGGCCACAAAAAAGCACAAAGGGCACAAAAGGAAAGCGAAGACCAAGACAATAGACAAGTGCGTTTGAACTCACTCTATTGTCTTGGTCTTCGCTTTCCTTTTGTGCCCTTTGTGCTTTTTTGTGGCCAGTTTCTCTTCATGCCTTCGTTTTTGGTGACCGATTCGTGTCAGCTCTCGGTCTTCGCGGCAGCTTCGAGCAGCCGGATGATCTCTTCGAGCCGCAGTTGGATGTCGTGAAACCGCTCGCCGGCCGCTTCTCGCACCAGCGACATCATCCCGTCGAGCAGCGCGTCCCGCTTCTTCGCCGGCGCAAACCCCATGTCGCGGTACATCCGCTTCGCGTGCTTCAGCGGGGTCGTCTTTTCGTCCGGGTTGGGCAGGTTCGGGTCCGCGCCGAACGCCAGCAACCGCCGCACCTCTTCCACCTCGATCTGGTCCACCGAGATCCACAGCGGCGGGTACTCGTCCTCGCCGAGGGCGTTGATGTCGGCGCCCCGCGCGACCAGCTCGCGCGCGAGGGGCTCGTCGCCCGTGAGGATCGCTTCGAGCAGCAGGTCGTGCGGCGACGGGACGTACTCCTCCTGTTCGGCCTCGCTCTCGGGCTCGTCCGATTCGAGCAGGTCGTACAGGCCCTCCCACGAGGTCCAGTGCGCCTCGCGCGTGTCGGGCGCGTAGGTCACCACCATCCCGTGCTCGTCCTGCCAGTCGGATTCGAGCAGGAACACGAGGTGCGCGAACCCGTTCCGGGCCTCGCGGGCGATGTCCACCCGCGTGACCGCGAACCGGCCGCTCAGGTCCGCGACGGTGGCCGCGGCTTTGATCCCGGCTACCTGGCGCCAGTGCTCCTGCTCGTACGCGCTCTGGAACGACTCCCACACCTGCGCGACCACGGCGTCGTACACCGCGGCTTCGTTGTCGCACAGGAACCGGTACGACTCCTGTTGAGCGGGCGAGGGCTCGGCCCCGCCGGGGGCGGCGACGCGCACCGGGAACCGCCCCTTCGCAAACAGCGCCGCGTTCTTCTCGCGCCGGGCGGCCCGGCGCTGCTCGCGCTCCTGGTCCTTGGGGTCGGACTCGGCGGGCGCCGGTTCGGGCGCCTCGGCCGCGCGGTCGAGTTCGGCGAGCGCCTGGTCCACCCGTTCGCCGAACTGCGCCCGCATCTGTTCCTTCATCGCCTCCAGCGCCGCGCTCATGTCGGCGGCCATCCGGACGGCCTCTTCCTCCGTGAGCGGCGCGGGTTCGGGCATCTGACCCACGGCCGCGAACCGCGGCAGCCCGGCGGACCCGGCCCACGACTCGTCGGCTTCCTTGAACCGCAGTTTGCCGAACACCTCGTGCGTCACGGGCTCACTCCGCGGGCGATCGCGTTTCAGGCACCAGGGGCGACACGATTCAGGATAGCGATTTCGTTCGCCCGCGAACCGGTCCGCGCTGGCACGAGTTGTGTTGTAGAGTGCTGGTTGGGCACCGCCGCAGCGGGGACCGGACAGGGGGCAGCCGTGAACGCGCAACTCGAAACCGCAAAAACGATTGTGGCCCTGAAGGGGCACACGGCCGGAGTCCTCGCCCTCGCCTTCTCTCCCGACCGGTGCCTGCTCGCCTCGGCCGCCGCCGACGGGACCGCCCGCGTGTGGAACGTGTCCGGCTCGAAGGTCGGCGAGCGCTCCGTGTTGCGTAAAGCCGGGGACCTGTTCCATTCACTCGCGTTCGCGCCCAACAGCCGCACCCTGGCCGTCGGGTCCGGGGCGCTGAACGGCATGGTCTGGCTGTACGACGTTACCGATCCGATCGCGGTCGAGGCGGGCGTGCTCCGCGGGGCGCGCGGGGCGGTCGACGGTTTGTGCTTTTCCGCGGACGGCAAGCAAGTGGCCGGAGCGGGCGCGGACCGGACGGTGCGCGTGTGGGAACCGCGGGCCGGTGCGAGCGCCGACCCGCGGGCGATGCTCGTCGGTCACGCACACGCGGTGAAGGCGGTCGCGTTCACACCCGACGGTACCGGGCTGGCGACGGCGGCGTGTGACGGCTCGGTGCGCGTGTGGTCGGTCGGGCGCATCCGTTCGACCGAGCGGGCGGTGCTATCGCACCCGAGCGAAGTGAACGCGGTCGCGTACTCGGCCGATGGCAAGACGCTCGCCACGGGCGCCCAGGACGGCGTCATCCGGTTGTGGGACGTGGCCGCACTCAAGCCGATCGTGCGGGCCGAGCTGAAAGGAACGGTTGGGGCGGTACGCGCGGTACTGCTTTTGGCTGATGGCGACACGCTGGTGAGCGCCGGCGACGACCTCCGGGTGCGCAACTGGAGCCTCCGCACCGGGAAACCGGTGCGCGAGTGGGAGGTGCCGGGCGAGTCGGCCACACGGTTCGCGTTCACCGCGGACGGCCGGTACATGGCGAAGGGCGAGGCCGGCGGGGCGGTCGAACTGTTCCGGGTCGCGGAGAAAAGGACGTAGCTTCCCGTTCGTGCGGAGAATGTTAAAATGGAGGCGCGTACAGAACTTTTCGGCGGAGGCGCGTACCGTGGCCAAAGACCCGCTCGACCCACAGCGCTGCGCGAAGCTGCTCTCCGCACTCGCGGCGCCGGAGCGGCTGAAGATCGTTCGGTTCCTCGCGGACGGCCCGCAGAACGTGACCGCGATCGCTGATATGCTGCGGCTCAAGAACGTGGTGAACGTGTCGCACCACCTCAGCGTACTGAGAAACGCGAACCTGATCCGCGGCAAGAAGATCGGCCGGTTCGTGCTGTACTCGCTCCGCCCCGGGGTGCTCGAAGACGCCGTCGAAGCCGGCGTCCCCAAGGACGCGCTCAACCTCGGCTGCTGCCGCATCGAGATGCCCAACTGCCGCACCGAGGTGGAGTAGAAGAAGAGTGTTCACCGCAGAGGGCGCAGAGAGAAAACAGAGAACGATCATTTGTTCTTGTGTTCTCTCTGCGCCCTCTCGTGCCCTCTGCGGTGAACACTCTTTACCTCACACCGGCACCACGTCGCCACGCACGGGGATTTCGACGTCCGCAAACCCGACCCCTCTCAATCCCTCTGCGAGCTTGGCCGCCCGCTCGGGGTCGCCGTGGACCAGCCGCACGCGGGCGGTGGAACCGGCCAGCGGGCCGAGCATCCGCAGCAGGTCCGGGTGGTCGGCGTGGCTGGAGAGCCCGTTCAGCACGACGACCTCGGCCTTCAACGGGCACAGGCGGCCCAGGATGCGCACCTCCGGCCGCCTCTCGACGAGGCGGCGGCCGAGCGTGTCCGCGGCCTGGTAGCCCGCGATGAGGACGGTGTTCCGCGCGTCGCCCAGCGCGTGCTTCAGGTGGTGCTGCACGCGCCCGGCCTCGCACATGCCGCTCGCGGAGATGATCACGCACGGGCGGTCGAACCGGTTCAGCTTAACGCTCTCGTTGACCGTCTCGACGTAGCGGACGTGCTTCTCGCCGAACAGGTCCGGGTGGGCGCCGAGCAGCGCGAGCGTCTCGTCGTCGAAGCACTCGGTGTGTGCGCGGAACACCTCGGTCGCGCGCGACGCCATCGGGCTGTCCACGAAGATCGGCAGCGCGGGCAGCTTGCCGGCGGAAATAAGCTGGTGCAGGAAGTACACGACCGTTTGCGTGCGGCCCACCGCGAACGCCGGGATGACGACCCGCCCGCCGCGCTCGACCGTCTGCCGCACCACCGCGCCGAGCTTGTCCGCCGTCTCGTCGACGTGCTCGTGGGTGTGGCCGCCGTAGGTGCTCTCGGTGATGAGCAGGTCGCAGGGCGGGATCGGCTCCGGGTCGCGCAGGATGGGCAGCCCCGGGCGGCCGATGTCTCCGGTAAAGGTGACGCGGCGCTCACCGGCGGGGCCGCCGATCCGCAGGTGAACGGTGGCCGAGCCGAGCAGGTGACCGGCGTCGGCGAAGGTGACCTCAATGCCCTTGCCGATGTGGAACGGCTTCCCGTACGGAACCGCCTGCATCTTGGTGAGCGTGCGGTACACGTCCCGGGCGTCGTAGAGGGGTTGCACCTTCGCGTCGCCGCGGTCCCGCTTCTGGTTCAGGTAGTTGGCGTCCTCTTCCTGGATCTTGGCGGCGTCGCCGAGCATGACCGCGGCCAGCGCGCGGGTGGCCGGGGTGCAGTAGATCGGACCGGCGAACCCCCTGCGCACGAGGTTCGGCAGGTTCCCGCAGTGGTCCACGTGCGCGTGGCTGAGTACGACGGCGTCGATGTCGCGGGTGCGGAACGGAAAGTCGCGGTTGCGGGCGTAGCTTTCGGCTCGCTTGCCCTGAAACAGCCCGCAGTCGAGCAGGAGCGTTTTGCCCGCGGCGTCGAGCCGGTGCATGGACCCGGTGACGGTCTGCGCGGCGCCCCAAAAGGTGACCTGCGGTTCCGGCTGCGGTTCTGTCACTTTGGCCATGTCACCTTCGGACGGGTGCGACAAACGCGGGCGCCTGTGTGCAGCATACCCCGCGGCGGCCGGCTCCTGTAAGGGCAATCCAGCCGCCGGTGTGGTAATGTGCTGTCGGCCGAGGGGTGTTCACGCCGCGGCATGAGGCACGCGGCGCGTGCTGGAACCAACAGACGGCGAGAGGCGCGAATGGTGTACTTCCGGTTGCGACCGTCCACGATCCCCGGCGCGGGGGTCGGGGTGTTCGCGGTGACCGACATCCCGAAAGGGACCCTGATGCCGGAGTTGTTCGCGCCGGGCGACGTGCGGCGCCTGACCTGGGAAGAGTTTTCCGAACTCACCGTGCCGGACGAGGTGAAGAACAACTTCGCGACGCGGTACGAAACCGAGTGCTTCGTACCGGCCGACTTTAACCGGGTCAGCGCGGGGTGGTATCTGAACGATTCGGACGAGCCGAACCTCGCCCACGACGCCAACTACGACTACTTCACGCTGCGCGACGTCCGGGCCGGCGAAGAACTGTTCATCCGTTACGACGATCTGTGACGCCGGGTGCTGGAACTCGAAACGACCGGGTCACCGGTTGAACAGGAATTCCTTGCTGTTCACCAGCGCCCACAGCATGTCCTTGTACACGTCGTTCCGCGAAGCGTCCTTGAGTAACCCCCGCACCGTTTCGCGTTCCGTGGCGGTCGGGGTGCGGGCCAGCGCCCGCAGGAACAGCGCGTCCGTCACCTTGTCGTCGTCCTTTTCGGCCGCGAGCAACTCGGACACCCACCCGCCGGCGTTCAGCTTCTGGGTCACGGTTTCGCCGCCCAGTAGGTTCAGCACCGCCGGCAGGGACACCTCTCCGGTGCGCTCGCACGCGCACGCGGTTACGCGGTCGCTGCGGCCGAACGCGCGCAGGAAGTACGAGTTCGCCCCCGGGTCCGGCACCTGCACCGCCCGGGTGCCCATCGGGTACCCGGCGAAGTGCTCCGGCACGCCGCTGAGGTCGCAGACGGCGTCGAGCAGCACCTCGGCGGGCAGGCGGCGCGCGTAGTAGTGCGAATAGAACCGTGGGTCCGTCTCGTTGCCCTTGCGGGTGGCGCTGGATAGTTGGTACGCGCGGGAGTTCAGCACAACACGCATGAGCGCCCGCAGGTCCAACTTCTTGTCCACGAACTCCTTGTTGAGCGCGGCCCACAGCGCCGGGTTGGTGGGCGGGTTGGTGGCCCGCAGGTCGTCCACCGGCTCCACCAATCCTACGTTCATGTAGTGCTTCCACACCCGGTTCACCATCGCCCCAGTGAAGTACTCGTTTTTCGGATCGGTGATCCAATTCGCCAGTTGTGCCCGCGGGTCGTCGGTGGGCTTCACGTCGGTGGGCGTGCGGTCGAGCGGCTGCGGCTTCATGAACGCGCCGGTGCGCGGCTGGCTCACGCCCACCGGGTTCTTGTTCTGGTTCTGATCCGGGTGGCTGACCCTCAACACGGTCGCCCCGTCCTTCGCCTCTTTACGGTCGAGCTTCACGCGGCTGAAGTACGCCGCGAAGTGGTAGAAGTCGTCCTGCGTGTAGCGTTCGAGCGGGTGGTTGTGGCACTTCGCGCAGCCGATCCGGGTGCCCAGGAACGCTTGCGCGACCGACTCGGGCGCTTCCGAACTCTCGCCGTGCCGGTGCTCACCGACCGTCACGATGAAGTACCCCACCGCGGGGCTCCCGGTGCTCGGGCCGGTGGCCGTGAGCACGTCGCGGGCGATGGCGTCCCAGGGGCGGTTCGCGGCGACCTGCTTGCGGAGCCACGCGTGGAACTGCCGCACGCCTTTCACCCCGCGCACGTCGTGGTCCCGCTCCTTGCGGTTCTGGAACAGGTCGCTCAGTTGCAGCGCCCAATAATCGGTGAACTCCGGGCGCGCGAGCGCCGCGTCGATCAACTGTTCGCGCTTCTTGGGGTCCGGATCGGCAACGAACGCCTTCACCTCGTCAACAGTGGGCAGCACGCCGCAGGCGTCGAGTAACACGCGCCGGACGAACTCCGCGTCGGTACACAGGTCCGACGGCTCGACCCGCAGTTCCTTCAGCTTCGCGAACACATGGGTGTCGACGAAGTTGTTCGCGGCGGCGAACCGCGCGCCGTCCAACGGCCGGTCGAACGGAACGCCGATCACCGTGACCGCGACCTCCGTGAGGTACATCGCGCGAACGGCGCTGGCCCCGTGGCGCAGCGCCTTCGCCCGGCCGCCTGGTGTTACGGCGAGGTACGCGGGGTCGTTGGAATCGAACTTGGTGAGCCAGGTGACATCGCGCCGCGAGCCGTCGGCGAACGTGGCGGTCGCAACCAGTTGCACCTCTTCGCCGGGCTTGAGCACCTGTGACGCCGGCGCCAGTTCGAGCTTGCTGACCGGAACGTCTCCCTTGCTCGGCCCCGGGTGCCCGGCTTTCAGCCAGTCGAGGAGTAACCCGTACTCGCGGCTGGTGGCCGAGAACAGCCGGCCGCCCTCGTGCGGGGTCTGGCCGGTGGCTTTGCGGAGCAGCAGGCTCTCTTCGGGCCTCGTGCGGTCGATGCGGCGGCCGTCGAACTCGCGGGTGACCCACTTGTAATCTTGCTCGGGAGCGAACCCGCGGAGCGACAGCCGGAACCCGTTCTGGCCGGCACCCTTCCCGTGGCACGCGCCCTGGTTACATCCGGCTTTCGTGAACAGCGGGACGACATCCGCGGTGAACGACGGAACGTCGCCCGCACGGGCCGCTCCCGGCGCGCCCGCCACAACGGCTGCAGCGAGTAGGTACGAGAGCCTTGGCATGCGGGCACTCTGGGGAAAGGTGTTCGGCGGGTCGGGCACGGCGCCGGGTGCAGGTAGGGGGCGCTTTTAGGCTCCTCCTTGAGCTTAAGTCGCTTGCGGAGAGCGAGCAAGACGTTGTTGTGGATCATACCGGTGGGCGGTTCGGTGCTCGCCGGTGACGCCATGCTCTGTCCGCGGGATCTGGCCCGACAGGTGATCGCGGGTGGGGGCCATTCCCCACGCCCGAGCGAGCAACTGGGGCGCCCGGCCACGACGGTGGACCCGGGGCACGGGCGGATCGAGGCGCGGACCGTGCGCCCCCCCCGGCCCGAACCGCCCACGACCGGTGGACCGGGCGGAAGCAAGGATGCCGGGTGACCCGCAAGCGGACGATCCGAGGTGTGACCACCGTGGAGTTGGTGCACGGGATCACCAGCTTGCCGGCCGAGCGAGCCGACGCACGAGCACCTCTGGACGGGCTCCGGTCGCATCGGCTCATCCAGAACCAATGCCACGACGTGTGCGAAGTGACCCTGCGTGAGGATGCGCCGGGGTGCCGCGCCGCAGGTGCTGGCCGCGCTCCGTAACGCCGTGACCCACTGAAGTTCCCCACGAATGGTGAACAGCGGGAAAGCGGTGTAAACTCCAAGTACAAGGTAGGCACCACAATGGCTGGTACGCGCAAGGTCTACACGCCGGAGTTCAAGCTCAAAGCGGTGTAAACTCCAAGTACAAGGTAGGCACCACAATGGCTGGTACGCGCAAGGTCTACACGCCGGAGTTCAAGCTCCAGGCGGTCCAGATGATCACCGAGCAGAAGCTCTCGGTGGCCGAGGTGGCGCGCCGCCTCGGCCACCGAGAACCGGCTCCACGGCGGGAAGAAGGCGGTCCTCAAGAAGGGTGCCGAGGCGTCACTGCTGCGCACATCTGATGCGTACCGTCGTGTTCGACCGTTTGGCGGTTTCGGCTGGAGCAGCTTGTGAACCGCGGTGTGTCCCCCGGACTTCCGCGGCGGGGGCTCCTCCGGTCGCGGCTTCTGGTTGTGCACCTTGACCCACTTCGATGACTCGCGCCCGGAGAGCCGCTCTCGTGCGCGCCCACGCGTCCGCGCATCGTCGCCCGGCACCGGGAGGGTGGTGGCCACCTCGTCGAGCGTCAGCACCTCGTGCAACCCGATCAGTTCGCGGGTCATGTCCGCGAACACCGGTTCGGCCGACACGTCCTCGACGGGCGTGTGCTCGGGGCGCCCGGCCGTGAGGTACGCCCGCACCAGTTGCAGCACGTTGAACAGGACCAGGCACAGGCCGCCTGGAACACGGTCGCCGGCGGGCGGCACCCGATCAGCCGCTGCAGGTGGAACACCTCGGTGATCTGTTGGAATACGTTCTCGATTTGCCAGCGCGTGAGGTACACCGCCAGCAGATCGGCGCCGGGGTGCAGCCGGTCGTCGAGACGGTCCGTGATCACCCCCACGTCCTCGTCGCCCGGGCGGATCAGGGGGGCCCGCCGCACGTACAAGCGGCGCTCCCCTTGTACCTCGGCCCCGAGCCACCCCCACTCCTGGCGAACGGTTCGGCCGTCGGCATCGGTGCCCGTGACCGCGGCCCGCGTCGGGCCCGGGTGGAAACCGGTGTTGTGCCCGTACCGGACGACGAAGTGGTCCCCGCCGTCGGCGAACCGGCGGGGCGGGATCCGGTCGCAGAACTGACGGTCGGCCACCCGCAGCCGCGGACCCGTCACCACCTCGCGGACGGTCGGCAGCAGATGGGGTACGGACCGGATGTCATTGGCCTCCCCGTCCGCGTCGGCGGCCAGCCCGACCGCCACGCCCCCCGCCGGTAGGTACGCGACCAGCAGCTTCCCGCCGTACCGCTTGCCCGGCCGGTTCCGGGTCGGGAGCAGCCGCTTGGCCATCCGCTTGATCTTCTTCCCGTCGACCACCACGACCGACAGCCCGCTCCGGCTCGCCGGCACAGCGGCCGGACGGGCGTCCGCCGGGAGCAGCGGGCGGAGGCGCGGGGTGAGGGCGGTGGGGAAGGCCTCGGCCAGCGGCAGCGGGAACCATCACAGTCTACGAGTACTCGGCAGCGGAGTAGTCGCTTCAATTCGGCCGCGGCTATGAGCCGCGGAGAACTGGGGTTTTTCGTTTCCGCCCCCTAACTAGTGCTGTGTCAGGTTTTGATTTTAGGGTAGAGGGATTTGAGCCTGTTGCGAGCATCGTCGGTGCGGAACTGCCGATCGACGCTACGCTGCTTGTCGTTGGTGTAGTCCTGCCAGGCGGCCGTCTCTACCCTCAACTCCTCTATCGTTGCGAACCGCCTACCCTGCACGCATTGCCGCGTCATCGCGCCCAGCTCACATTCCGCGACGTTCAACCAACTCCCGTGCTTGGGCGTGTGGCGGAACTCCGATCGCCTCACCAGCGCCCGCGCCGTTTCCGGGTCGAACGCCTCGTAGAACGCACCGATCGTGTGCGTGTTCCGGTTGTCGCACACCACGATCACCTTCACGGCATCCCGGTAGCGAGTCCGTAGTAACTCGGCCACCTCCAACGCCCAATCCACCTTCGTCCGCCGCTCCCGTACGCTCACCTGGCGCCACCCCACCAGCGCCTCACAGAACATGAAGATGCTCGCCGTGCCCGCCCGCTCGTACTCGTAGTCCACCCGGCGCGGATGATCCTTCGTCGCGGGAATCGGCGCCCGCGTCTCCTTGAGCAACGGGATCGGTTGCTCGTCCATGTTGAGTACCGGGTAGAGGCAATCGTAAGGCAAGGCATAGGTGTCCAGGACCAATTCCATGTGCGCCACGAACGCCGCGTCGGCGTCTGGCGGGATCACCCCGTACTCCAACTTCCGCGGCGTCATCGCGTTTTTTTGAGCGTCTGACGAATGGTCTCGTGGCTGATGGCGTCCACAACCTCCAACGCGACGACCTGCTCGGCCAGTAACCGCAGG belongs to Gemmata obscuriglobus and includes:
- a CDS encoding ArsR/SmtB family transcription factor, yielding MAKDPLDPQRCAKLLSALAAPERLKIVRFLADGPQNVTAIADMLRLKNVVNVSHHLSVLRNANLIRGKKIGRFVLYSLRPGVLEDAVEAGVPKDALNLGCCRIEMPNCRTEVE
- a CDS encoding MBL fold metallo-hydrolase — protein: MAKVTEPQPEPQVTFWGAAQTVTGSMHRLDAAGKTLLLDCGLFQGKRAESYARNRDFPFRTRDIDAVVLSHAHVDHCGNLPNLVRRGFAGPIYCTPATRALAAVMLGDAAKIQEEDANYLNQKRDRGDAKVQPLYDARDVYRTLTKMQAVPYGKPFHIGKGIEVTFADAGHLLGSATVHLRIGGPAGERRVTFTGDIGRPGLPILRDPEPIPPCDLLITESTYGGHTHEHVDETADKLGAVVRQTVERGGRVVIPAFAVGRTQTVVYFLHQLISAGKLPALPIFVDSPMASRATEVFRAHTECFDDETLALLGAHPDLFGEKHVRYVETVNESVKLNRFDRPCVIISASGMCEAGRVQHHLKHALGDARNTVLIAGYQAADTLGRRLVERRPEVRILGRLCPLKAEVVVLNGLSSHADHPDLLRMLGPLAGSTARVRLVHGDPERAAKLAEGLRGVGFADVEIPVRGDVVPV
- a CDS encoding DUF6985 domain-containing protein, encoding MTHEVFGKLRFKEADESWAGSAGLPRFAAVGQMPEPAPLTEEEAVRMAADMSAALEAMKEQMRAQFGERVDQALAELDRAAEAPEPAPAESDPKDQEREQRRAARREKNAALFAKGRFPVRVAAPGGAEPSPAQQESYRFLCDNEAAVYDAVVAQVWESFQSAYEQEHWRQVAGIKAAATVADLSGRFAVTRVDIAREARNGFAHLVFLLESDWQDEHGMVVTYAPDTREAHWTSWEGLYDLLESDEPESEAEQEEYVPSPHDLLLEAILTGDEPLARELVARGADINALGEDEYPPLWISVDQIEVEEVRRLLAFGADPNLPNPDEKTTPLKHAKRMYRDMGFAPAKKRDALLDGMMSLVREAAGERFHDIQLRLEEIIRLLEAAAKTES
- a CDS encoding WD40 repeat domain-containing protein, which encodes MNAQLETAKTIVALKGHTAGVLALAFSPDRCLLASAAADGTARVWNVSGSKVGERSVLRKAGDLFHSLAFAPNSRTLAVGSGALNGMVWLYDVTDPIAVEAGVLRGARGAVDGLCFSADGKQVAGAGADRTVRVWEPRAGASADPRAMLVGHAHAVKAVAFTPDGTGLATAACDGSVRVWSVGRIRSTERAVLSHPSEVNAVAYSADGKTLATGAQDGVIRLWDVAALKPIVRAELKGTVGAVRAVLLLADGDTLVSAGDDLRVRNWSLRTGKPVREWEVPGESATRFAFTADGRYMAKGEAGGAVELFRVAEKRT
- the pyrE gene encoding orotate phosphoribosyltransferase; this encodes MSAQDRLKELFRARALQFGDFTLASGKKSTYYVNSKKVLFHAEALTLLGELLYDATKDLEFQAMGGLEVGAIPMAAAALTAFHRNGRHLEGFFVRKKAKEHGAKELVEGQVNAGDKVVVIDDVLTTGGSVVQAIEAVEAKGATVLRVVCICDRLQGAREALAKYDFRPLFTIRDFGIEPPKA
- a CDS encoding DUF1549 and DUF1553 domain-containing protein, which translates into the protein MPRLSYLLAAAVVAGAPGAARAGDVPSFTADVVPLFTKAGCNQGACHGKGAGQNGFRLSLRGFAPEQDYKWVTREFDGRRIDRTRPEESLLLRKATGQTPHEGGRLFSATSREYGLLLDWLKAGHPGPSKGDVPVSKLELAPASQVLKPGEEVQLVATATFADGSRRDVTWLTKFDSNDPAYLAVTPGGRAKALRHGASAVRAMYLTEVAVTVIGVPFDRPLDGARFAAANNFVDTHVFAKLKELRVEPSDLCTDAEFVRRVLLDACGVLPTVDEVKAFVADPDPKKREQLIDAALARPEFTDYWALQLSDLFQNRKERDHDVRGVKGVRQFHAWLRKQVAANRPWDAIARDVLTATGPSTGSPAVGYFIVTVGEHRHGESSEAPESVAQAFLGTRIGCAKCHNHPLERYTQDDFYHFAAYFSRVKLDRKEAKDGATVLRVSHPDQNQNKNPVGVSQPRTGAFMKPQPLDRTPTDVKPTDDPRAQLANWITDPKNEYFTGAMVNRVWKHYMNVGLVEPVDDLRATNPPTNPALWAALNKEFVDKKLDLRALMRVVLNSRAYQLSSATRKGNETDPRFYSHYYARRLPAEVLLDAVCDLSGVPEHFAGYPMGTRAVQVPDPGANSYFLRAFGRSDRVTACACERTGEVSLPAVLNLLGGETVTQKLNAGGWVSELLAAEKDDDKVTDALFLRALARTPTATERETVRGLLKDASRNDVYKDMLWALVNSKEFLFNR
- a CDS encoding DUF6807 family protein, with amino-acid sequence MTRTLPVLALLLATPLIAHAQKVEVTGGKADAADAVVVAPLPAGSNANSVTLPDGLHVPAQATADGKSLVFVLPKLKGGETVTATPTMLNYVKAPPQFKFATEKDGTTVLSFDGRKVLQYFNLPRDPANHYYTFKPFHNVYDPAKGEVLLTNTSAKSDKDGQFPHHRGLFFGFNRISYGEKQTADVWHGTNGVFSQHDKMLATEAGEVFGKHVSQISWHGKDGATFATEERAVTAYAAKSGTLIDWSTTLSTTLAKVRLDGDPQHAGFHFRANQEVSKNGKENTYYLRPDGKGKVGETRNWEPKAKEPNPKTINLPWNACSFVTGGKRYTVVRINHPDNPKETRGSERDYGRFGDYFEYDLTADKPLKLKYRVWVQEGEMTVEQCAALAEGFVHPPVAK
- a CDS encoding SET domain-containing protein, which codes for MVYFRLRPSTIPGAGVGVFAVTDIPKGTLMPELFAPGDVRRLTWEEFSELTVPDEVKNNFATRYETECFVPADFNRVSAGWYLNDSDEPNLAHDANYDYFTLRDVRAGEELFIRYDDL
- a CDS encoding 4a-hydroxytetrahydrobiopterin dehydratase, which translates into the protein MSVSAAELTAKKCTACEGGTPPLAADQVAAHLAAVPGWALSDDGKLIRRKYKFTDFASAMAFLNRVADLAEAEDHHPDLHLTGYRHAAVELSTHAIGGLSANDFIVAAKIDALG